A window of Candidatus Anaeroferrophillus wilburensis contains these coding sequences:
- a CDS encoding GldG family protein, whose product MDMKRRYGVNAFIALLALAGILVFVNLISQRYYQRYDLSDGQIYTVPSYTRELLASLEDPLQVKVYFSTELPFPYSDYRRYIAEKLEEYQVFTGSRLRYEFVDPDLDPELKKQMQMIGIPQIQLTDVSSNKLEVKNCYLGMAFYYQDKNEVIPYVQKTEDLDYKFTSLMKKLTAERQPRVAIASGNIPRARRELSQLIQALEQQHTVEFLDLAEEKTLGEPADALVVLAPEKKLTPWQLLLIDRYVMAGKGVAFFASPLETNLQVMAAWRNQENNLNDLLQAYGVRINTDLLMDARNERITVQSRQGQFMVSNLVNYPLFPSLVDVNHDQVMVSDFQNLHFPFVSTVEQVDGAAGEFTWLVRSSAQSKLQTKEFSIDPYTQPDVSGFHEGPYVVAAAVTGELKSYFADRPLPVAPPAGKEESAVAEEDLKTVETAKAKTAPEELQKNLVAATGQGRILVVGCSSFMKDDYLDGLMASFFFNAVDWLLQDQGLIGIRSRGLGSRPLTEIDPLWQQMVAYANILLVPLLLIIIGLIRWRWRWQRIKRRVERLLQ is encoded by the coding sequence ATGGATATGAAAAGAAGATATGGCGTCAATGCCTTCATTGCCCTGCTGGCCCTGGCGGGGATTCTGGTGTTTGTCAACCTGATCTCTCAGCGGTATTATCAGCGCTACGATCTCAGTGACGGGCAGATCTACACGGTGCCCTCCTATACCCGGGAACTGCTGGCAAGCCTCGAAGATCCGCTCCAAGTCAAAGTCTATTTTTCCACCGAGCTGCCCTTTCCCTACAGCGACTACCGCCGCTATATTGCCGAAAAGCTGGAGGAATACCAGGTGTTCACCGGCAGTCGCCTGCGTTATGAGTTTGTCGACCCTGACCTGGACCCCGAACTGAAGAAGCAGATGCAGATGATCGGCATCCCGCAGATTCAGCTGACCGATGTATCCAGCAATAAACTGGAGGTGAAAAACTGCTACCTGGGGATGGCGTTCTACTACCAGGACAAAAACGAGGTGATTCCCTACGTCCAGAAGACCGAGGACCTGGATTATAAGTTTACCAGCCTGATGAAAAAACTGACAGCCGAACGGCAGCCGCGGGTGGCCATTGCCAGCGGCAATATTCCGCGGGCCAGAAGAGAACTGAGCCAGCTTATCCAGGCCCTGGAACAGCAGCATACGGTGGAATTTCTTGATCTTGCCGAGGAGAAAACCCTGGGCGAGCCGGCCGATGCCCTGGTGGTGCTGGCGCCGGAAAAGAAGCTGACGCCCTGGCAACTGCTGCTCATTGATCGCTATGTTATGGCCGGCAAAGGGGTGGCCTTTTTCGCCAGTCCTCTGGAGACCAATCTGCAGGTGATGGCCGCCTGGCGCAACCAGGAAAATAATCTCAACGACCTGCTGCAGGCTTATGGCGTGCGGATCAACACCGACCTGCTGATGGATGCCCGCAATGAGCGGATTACTGTCCAGAGCCGCCAGGGGCAGTTCATGGTTTCAAACCTGGTCAACTATCCCCTCTTCCCCAGCCTCGTCGATGTGAACCATGATCAGGTGATGGTTTCCGACTTTCAGAATCTTCATTTCCCCTTTGTCAGCACGGTGGAGCAAGTGGATGGCGCTGCCGGAGAGTTTACCTGGCTGGTCCGTTCATCGGCGCAGAGTAAACTGCAGACCAAGGAGTTTTCCATTGACCCCTATACCCAGCCTGATGTCTCCGGCTTTCATGAAGGCCCCTATGTGGTGGCCGCGGCGGTAACCGGTGAGCTGAAGAGTTACTTTGCCGACCGGCCGCTGCCTGTGGCGCCGCCGGCGGGGAAAGAGGAATCTGCGGTAGCGGAAGAGGACCTGAAAACTGTCGAAACAGCCAAAGCGAAAACGGCCCCCGAAGAGCTGCAAAAAAACCTGGTCGCCGCCACCGGTCAAGGCCGCATCCTGGTGGTCGGTTGCAGCAGCTTCATGAAAGATGATTATCTCGACGGGCTGATGGCCTCTTTCTTCTTCAATGCTGTCGACTGGCTGCTGCAGGATCAGGGACTGATCGGCATCCGCTCCCGAGGGCTCGGAAGTCGGCCCTTGACCGAGATTGATCCCCTCTGGCAGCAGATGGTGGCCTATGCCAATATTCTCCTGGTGCCGCTGCTGCTGATTATCATCGGCCTGATCCGCTGGCGCTGGCGGTGGCAGCGGATCAAACGCCGGGTGGAACGCCTCCTCCAGTGA
- a CDS encoding ABC transporter permease — MRKIWTIGARELAAFFNSPVAYIVIVVYLLICGWFFSANLFFDQQASLRGFFSMAPLMFIFFAPSISMGLVAEEQKSGTAELLFTYPVTSFAVLAGKYAAACLLMSLAVLLTFPYALTILALGQPDLGALATGYLGLLLMGALYLAIGLWASTMVNSQLSAFILSFLVSFCFFILDKFIVWMPPAIARMAGFLSVDNHFKALSRGVIDSRDLIYYLSVVMFFFAWSLYLVQRRKWRG, encoded by the coding sequence ATGAGAAAGATATGGACTATTGGTGCCCGTGAATTAGCCGCTTTCTTTAATTCGCCGGTTGCCTACATCGTTATCGTTGTCTATTTGTTGATCTGTGGCTGGTTCTTTTCCGCCAACCTCTTTTTTGACCAGCAGGCATCGCTGCGCGGTTTTTTCAGTATGGCGCCGCTGATGTTTATCTTTTTTGCGCCGTCAATCAGCATGGGACTGGTGGCCGAGGAGCAGAAAAGCGGCACGGCGGAACTGCTGTTCACCTATCCAGTGACCTCTTTTGCGGTGCTGGCCGGCAAGTATGCCGCCGCCTGTCTGCTGATGTCGCTGGCGGTGCTGCTGACCTTTCCCTATGCTCTGACCATCCTCGCCCTGGGCCAGCCCGACCTGGGGGCACTGGCCACCGGTTATCTCGGTTTGCTCCTCATGGGGGCTCTCTACCTGGCAATCGGCCTCTGGGCCAGTACCATGGTCAACAGCCAGCTGTCGGCCTTTATCCTCAGCTTTCTGGTTTCCTTCTGCTTCTTTATCCTCGATAAATTTATTGTCTGGATGCCGCCCGCCATTGCCCGGATGGCCGGTTTTCTCAGTGTCGACAACCATTTCAAAGCCCTGTCCCGGGGAGTTATCGACAGCCGTGATCTGATCTATTACCTGAGTGTGGTCATGTTCTTTTTTGCCTGGTCCCTCTACCTGGTTCAACGTCGGAAGTGGAGGGGATAG